ATCAGCCATAAGTCGCCTGAGTGAAGTGTGCCGGGTTCGAGGACGCGCAGATAAAAGCCTGTGCGATTTTCTCGAATCGTCAGCTTCACCCAGTCGGGGCGTCCGATTCGTCGCGCGAGATTGGCGCAGGGGACGCGCGGACCGCTGACTTGAACGAGCGCAGTGCCCAGACGCACCTGGTCGCCTACGCAGACCTGATCTTCGGTGATGCCGTCGAGGGTGAGATTTTCGCCGACATTCCCGGCTTCGAGGTTCATGTGGTATTGGGTGTTCCAGAAGGCGTAGTGATCCGCCAAATGGACGCAGATCGCTGCGCCCGGACCTCCGTGATAGGGCTGGGCGACCTTGTCTTCGGCGAGTCCCTGAAGGGAGACCGGTACCGGGCCATCCACGCGATTGCGAAAGATGGAGGAAGTCCAAGTTCCGCGTTCATCGGTGATGGATCTGGGCTGGCCGGTGAAGACTGCCTGGATGGTGGCGGGTTTCGTCACGTGATCG
The nucleotide sequence above comes from Tunturibacter empetritectus. Encoded proteins:
- a CDS encoding MOSC domain-containing protein produces the protein MTKPATIQAVFTGQPRSITDERGTWTSSIFRNRVDGPVPVSLQGLAEDKVAQPYHGGPGAAICVHLADHYAFWNTQYHMNLEAGNVGENLTLDGITEDQVCVGDQVRLGTALVQVSGPRVPCANLARRIGRPDWVKLTIRENRTGFYLRVLEPGTLHSGDLWLIEERLNPEGSIPAINRCMYLKFDLDYAHRMLEMSGLESFWKDQAREKIEDRTSHWTSTMKNGGD